In Listeria monocytogenes, the following proteins share a genomic window:
- the menD gene encoding 2-succinyl-5-enolpyruvyl-6-hydroxy-3-cyclohexene-1-carboxylic-acid synthase: MTNHEQVLTDYLAAFIEELVQAGVKEAIISPGSRSTPLALMMAEHPILKIYVDVDERSAGFFALGLAKASKRPVVLLCTSGTAAANYFPAVVEANLSQIPLIVLTADRPHELRNVGAPQAMDQLHLYGSHVKDFTDMALPENSEEMLRYAKWHGSRAVDIAMKTPRGPVHLNFPLREPLVPILEPSPFTATGRKHHHVHIYYTHEVLDDSSIQKMVTECTGKKGVFVVGPIDKKELEQPMVDLAKKLGWPILADPLSGLRSYGALDEVVIDQYDAFLKEAEILDNLTPEVVIRFGSMPVSKPLKNWLESLSDIRFYVVDPGAAWKDPIKAVTDMIHCDERFLLDIMLQNMPDDAKDVAWLSRWTSYNKVAREIVLAEMANTTTLEEGKIVAELRRLLPDKAGLFIGNSMPIRDVDTYFSQIDKKIKMLANRGANGIDGVVSSALGASVVFQPMFLLIGDLSFYHDMNGLLMAKKYKMNLTIVIVNNDGGGIFSFLPQANEPKYFESLFGTSTELDFRFAAAFYDADYHEAKSVDELEEAIDKASYHKGLDIIEVKTNRHENKANHQVLWAKIAAALKALD, from the coding sequence ATGACAAACCACGAACAAGTGCTGACAGATTATTTAGCTGCATTTATTGAGGAGCTTGTGCAAGCCGGTGTGAAAGAAGCAATTATTAGCCCGGGTTCGCGTTCCACTCCGCTTGCACTGATGATGGCAGAACATCCGATTTTGAAGATTTATGTGGATGTTGACGAACGCTCGGCTGGCTTTTTTGCTTTAGGTCTAGCGAAAGCATCGAAACGTCCAGTTGTTCTACTTTGTACTTCAGGAACTGCAGCGGCGAATTATTTCCCAGCAGTTGTCGAAGCAAATTTATCACAAATTCCATTGATTGTTTTAACTGCTGATCGTCCACATGAGCTTCGAAATGTTGGAGCACCACAAGCGATGGATCAGCTGCATTTATATGGTTCACATGTTAAAGATTTTACGGATATGGCACTTCCTGAAAACAGTGAAGAAATGCTCCGTTATGCGAAATGGCATGGAAGTCGCGCAGTGGATATTGCCATGAAAACTCCACGTGGCCCAGTGCATCTTAATTTCCCATTACGCGAACCGCTTGTACCGATTCTAGAACCTTCACCGTTCACAGCTACTGGAAGAAAACATCATCACGTACATATTTATTATACGCATGAAGTATTGGACGATAGCTCGATTCAAAAAATGGTGACAGAATGCACTGGCAAAAAAGGCGTATTTGTAGTTGGTCCAATAGATAAGAAAGAATTGGAACAGCCCATGGTTGACTTAGCGAAAAAACTAGGTTGGCCAATTTTAGCTGATCCACTTTCAGGACTCCGATCATACGGCGCACTAGATGAAGTGGTAATTGATCAATATGATGCTTTCTTAAAAGAAGCGGAGATTTTGGACAATTTAACGCCAGAAGTAGTGATTCGTTTCGGAAGTATGCCCGTTTCTAAACCACTGAAAAATTGGTTAGAAAGCCTTTCAGATATTCGATTTTATGTCGTGGATCCAGGTGCTGCTTGGAAAGATCCGATTAAAGCGGTAACGGACATGATTCACTGTGATGAACGATTTTTACTGGATATCATGCTGCAAAACATGCCAGATGATGCGAAAGATGTAGCGTGGTTAAGTAGATGGACATCGTATAATAAGGTAGCGCGCGAAATTGTTTTAGCTGAAATGGCGAATACTACCACTTTGGAAGAAGGTAAGATTGTTGCAGAATTGCGCCGTTTGTTACCGGACAAAGCGGGACTCTTTATTGGTAATAGTATGCCGATTCGCGATGTTGACACGTACTTTTCACAAATTGATAAGAAAATAAAAATGCTAGCAAATCGCGGGGCTAATGGTATTGACGGAGTTGTTTCTTCGGCGTTAGGTGCTAGTGTTGTTTTCCAACCAATGTTCTTACTAATTGGTGATTTATCCTTTTATCATGATATGAATGGGTTACTTATGGCGAAAAAATATAAGATGAACCTAACGATTGTGATTGTGAATAATGATGGTGGCGGAATATTCTCGTTCCTACCTCAAGCAAATGAACCGAAGTATTTTGAATCATTGTTTGGTACTTCCACCGAACTTGATTTCCGTTTCGCAGCTGCTTTTTATGATGCGGATTATCATGAGGCGAAATCGGTTGACGAGCTAGAAGAAGCTATTGATAAAGCTAGTTACCACAAAGGATTAGACATTATTGAAGTGAAAACAAATCGTCATGAAAATAAAGCTAACCACCAAGTTCTTTGGGCGAAAATTGCGGCTGCTTTAAAGGCGTTAGATTAA
- a CDS encoding isochorismate synthase MenF, producing the protein MNTKLPLDLFNQAKRSASQDQPALFSWVTELDELVSPVKLFKKAGTAFKGERFFWQNPEMTLTMTGFGVTKQFLAEKKKDAFLGLQEKIEKRLRTSVTNATIDATGPVYFGGFAFDPERDTEKEWQSFKDGLFYLPLFMLTNKDGKSYLTVNLSIYSDDTESKLEAVFNQWQKIIHQEVNEAEMALLTDFKEIGKDHFLETASEIIDMINHSEDVKKVVLARRMGLRFQRQVDSAIILENMLATQENSYFFLIEKGTGVFFGATPERLLAVNGDEIHSSCVAGSTERGTTEEADEALGNALLKDAKNLREHSYVVQMMEETLKPFTTGLSLSSQPVLLKNRDIQHLYMNITAKKKPDVSMLEMVKALHPTPALGGLPQKMGLAIIRMKEEMDRGFYGAPIGWVDLKGSGEFAVAIRSGLIVDSQGLIYAGCGIVGDSVPKEELQETAVKFQPMLRVLGGIKK; encoded by the coding sequence ATGAATACTAAATTGCCTCTTGATTTATTTAATCAAGCGAAACGTAGCGCAAGCCAAGATCAACCGGCTCTATTTAGCTGGGTAACTGAGTTAGATGAATTAGTGTCTCCAGTCAAATTGTTTAAAAAAGCTGGCACGGCTTTTAAAGGTGAGCGTTTTTTCTGGCAAAATCCAGAAATGACACTGACTATGACCGGTTTTGGTGTAACGAAACAATTTTTGGCGGAGAAGAAAAAAGATGCTTTTCTTGGACTGCAAGAGAAAATTGAGAAAAGACTGCGCACTAGTGTAACCAATGCAACCATAGATGCAACTGGACCAGTTTACTTTGGTGGTTTTGCCTTTGATCCTGAGCGTGATACAGAGAAAGAATGGCAAAGTTTTAAAGATGGCTTGTTTTATTTACCACTATTTATGTTAACGAATAAAGATGGTAAAAGTTATTTAACCGTTAATTTGTCTATCTACTCCGATGATACGGAAAGCAAATTAGAAGCTGTTTTTAATCAATGGCAAAAAATCATTCATCAAGAGGTTAATGAAGCTGAAATGGCATTACTTACAGATTTTAAGGAGATTGGCAAAGACCATTTCCTAGAAACTGCGAGTGAAATTATCGATATGATTAATCATTCAGAAGACGTAAAAAAAGTGGTTCTAGCTAGACGAATGGGCTTGCGTTTCCAGCGCCAAGTAGATAGTGCCATTATTTTGGAAAATATGCTAGCAACACAAGAAAATAGTTATTTCTTCCTTATTGAAAAGGGAACCGGGGTCTTTTTCGGGGCAACTCCTGAAAGATTACTTGCAGTCAATGGGGATGAAATTCATTCGTCATGTGTGGCTGGTTCTACGGAGCGCGGCACTACCGAAGAAGCGGACGAAGCACTTGGAAATGCGCTGTTAAAAGATGCGAAAAACTTGCGAGAACATTCTTATGTAGTGCAAATGATGGAAGAAACATTAAAACCATTTACAACAGGATTGTCGTTATCTAGCCAACCAGTACTTCTGAAAAATCGTGATATTCAACATCTATATATGAATATTACCGCGAAGAAAAAACCAGATGTTTCCATGCTTGAAATGGTGAAAGCTCTTCATCCGACGCCAGCTCTTGGCGGTTTACCTCAAAAAATGGGATTAGCCATTATTCGGATGAAAGAAGAAATGGATCGTGGTTTCTACGGAGCACCGATTGGTTGGGTTGATTTAAAAGGCTCTGGTGAGTTTGCTGTTGCCATTCGTTCCGGCTTAATTGTGGATTCGCAGGGGTTAATCTATGCGGGTTGCGGGATTGTTGGTGATTCTGTACCAAAAGAAGAATTACAAGAAACGGCGGTTAAATTCCAGCCGATGTTACGCGTATTAGGAGGCATAAAGAAATGA
- a CDS encoding 1,4-dihydroxy-2-naphthoate polyprenyltransferase, translating to MANASKSALTKQTGFQKWWTLLRPHTLVASFVPVFLGTSVAMSYTSFHFTRFIVMLIACFFIQTSANLFNEYFDYKKGQDDEHSVGNGGAIVRNGMRPGFILFLAIFLYILSILGGVYLSIELNWYVGLLGAICMLVGFLYTGGPYPIAYTPFGEIMAGFFMGGIITFISFYIQAEFISSFIVYVSIPVMVLVGNLLLANSIRDLVPDKKNGRLTLAILLGRKWATVLFAVAFLFSYVFEIALIFTQDAPWWTLLILLSLPEAIRAVRRFIGKTSPITMVPAMKSTSKALTIFGITLALAYLLSLLSRNLFM from the coding sequence ATGGCTAATGCCTCAAAATCTGCACTTACGAAACAAACTGGATTTCAAAAATGGTGGACATTACTTCGTCCCCATACACTTGTAGCCTCTTTCGTTCCAGTATTTCTTGGAACATCGGTCGCAATGAGCTACACCAGTTTTCATTTTACACGTTTTATCGTTATGCTAATTGCTTGTTTCTTTATACAAACATCCGCCAATTTATTCAATGAATATTTTGATTATAAAAAAGGACAAGATGATGAGCACTCGGTTGGAAATGGTGGTGCTATCGTCCGAAATGGTATGCGCCCAGGATTTATTTTATTCCTAGCTATCTTTTTATACATATTATCCATTCTTGGTGGCGTGTATTTATCTATTGAACTGAATTGGTATGTAGGCTTACTTGGTGCTATTTGTATGTTGGTTGGTTTTCTTTATACAGGTGGTCCCTATCCAATTGCTTATACGCCATTTGGTGAAATTATGGCAGGATTCTTTATGGGAGGAATTATTACTTTCATTTCCTTCTACATTCAAGCAGAATTTATTAGTTCGTTTATCGTATACGTATCGATTCCAGTAATGGTGCTCGTTGGTAACTTGCTACTTGCTAATAGTATTCGTGATTTAGTACCTGATAAGAAAAATGGCCGTTTAACCTTAGCTATCTTGCTAGGTCGCAAATGGGCGACTGTTCTTTTCGCAGTTGCTTTTCTGTTCAGTTATGTATTTGAAATCGCCCTTATTTTCACACAAGATGCTCCGTGGTGGACACTTCTGATTTTACTTAGTTTGCCAGAAGCTATTCGCGCCGTGCGTCGTTTCATCGGCAAAACTTCGCCGATTACAATGGTTCCTGCAATGAAATCTACCTCCAAAGCATTAACAATCTTCGGAATCACACTAGCGCTTGCTTACCTTTTAAGTCTATTATCAAGAAATTTATTCATGTAA
- a CDS encoding bifunctional homocysteine S-methyltransferase/methylenetetrahydrofolate reductase: MNLRKDLSEKVLIADGAMGTLLYSYGVDRSFEELNLSHPEDIVAIHKAYIGAGADIIQTNTYGANYIKLARYGLEDEVKRINQAAIRLAKEAARGTGTYIFGTIGGINGAVDARLPAAPLEEIKRSFREQLYCFLLDGVDAILLETYYDLDELKTVLKILRETTDLPVVANVSMHEPGILQNGKKLPDALEELIALGADVVGINCRLGPYHMARALETVPLYDNAYLAVYPNTSLPEMQEGKVIYQSDTDYFEHYGEIFRQEGARIIGGCCGTTPDHIRALRKGLETTKPILEKEVRPILELVPEEVEDVDSGERLLDKVKERLTILVELDPPRTFDTTKFFEGAQALDEAGVDAITISDNSLATPRISNMALASILKHEYGIKPLIHLTTRDHNLVGMHSHVMGFHKLGLHDVLAITGDPTKVGDFPGASSVFDLRSVELVQLIKKFNDGISYTGKSLKEKARFHVGAAFNPNVLNLEKAVRLIERKVEYGADYIITQPIYDVNKAILLKEALQKANIDVPLFIGVMPLLSSRNAEFLHNEVPGIRLTDEVRERMREAEEHGHANEEGMAIARELVDAICEHFQGIYIITPFLRYDLSIELAKYAQNKQQVQIGSK, from the coding sequence ATGAATTTAAGAAAAGATTTAAGTGAAAAAGTATTAATTGCTGACGGCGCTATGGGCACTTTGCTTTATTCCTACGGGGTGGATCGTTCGTTTGAAGAGCTAAATTTGTCTCATCCGGAAGATATTGTTGCAATTCATAAAGCATACATTGGTGCTGGGGCGGATATTATCCAAACGAATACGTATGGAGCGAATTATATAAAATTAGCGCGATATGGTTTAGAGGATGAAGTGAAGCGCATTAACCAAGCCGCCATTCGATTAGCAAAAGAAGCGGCGAGAGGGACTGGAACATATATTTTTGGTACGATTGGTGGAATAAATGGGGCAGTGGATGCAAGACTTCCGGCGGCTCCACTTGAAGAAATTAAGCGAAGTTTTAGGGAGCAGCTATACTGTTTTTTGTTAGATGGTGTGGATGCAATTTTGCTGGAAACGTATTATGATTTAGATGAGCTTAAAACTGTGTTGAAAATTCTTCGTGAGACTACTGATTTACCGGTAGTTGCGAATGTCTCTATGCATGAGCCGGGTATTCTTCAAAATGGGAAAAAATTGCCGGATGCGCTGGAAGAACTTATTGCGCTTGGAGCGGATGTGGTTGGTATTAATTGCCGACTTGGTCCATATCACATGGCGCGTGCTCTTGAGACAGTACCGCTGTATGATAATGCTTATTTAGCGGTTTATCCTAATACTAGTTTGCCGGAGATGCAAGAAGGAAAAGTGATTTATCAATCGGATACGGATTATTTTGAACATTATGGGGAGATCTTTCGGCAAGAAGGTGCTCGGATTATTGGTGGTTGTTGTGGCACGACGCCAGATCATATTCGTGCTTTACGAAAAGGACTTGAAACGACAAAGCCGATTTTGGAAAAAGAAGTTCGGCCGATTTTGGAACTTGTGCCGGAAGAAGTGGAGGATGTGGATTCTGGTGAACGTTTGCTTGATAAAGTGAAGGAACGTTTAACGATTTTGGTTGAACTAGATCCGCCGCGGACTTTTGATACGACGAAATTTTTTGAAGGAGCCCAGGCTCTTGACGAGGCAGGCGTTGATGCGATTACGATTTCGGATAATTCGCTTGCCACGCCGCGGATTAGTAATATGGCGCTAGCTTCGATTTTGAAGCATGAATATGGTATTAAACCACTCATTCATTTGACGACGCGGGATCATAATTTGGTTGGGATGCATTCGCATGTGATGGGATTTCATAAATTGGGGCTGCATGATGTGCTTGCGATTACAGGTGATCCAACTAAAGTAGGTGATTTCCCTGGAGCGTCTTCGGTGTTTGATTTAAGGTCTGTGGAATTAGTTCAGCTAATTAAAAAGTTCAATGATGGGATTTCTTATACTGGGAAATCACTGAAAGAAAAGGCACGATTCCATGTTGGAGCGGCATTTAATCCGAACGTGCTGAACTTAGAGAAAGCGGTTAGGTTAATTGAGCGAAAAGTGGAATATGGTGCCGATTATATTATTACACAGCCCATTTATGATGTGAATAAAGCTATCTTATTAAAAGAAGCCTTGCAAAAAGCAAATATTGATGTGCCACTTTTTATTGGGGTTATGCCATTATTGTCTAGTCGGAATGCGGAATTTCTGCATAATGAGGTTCCCGGGATTCGTTTGACAGATGAAGTGCGGGAGCGAATGAGAGAAGCAGAAGAGCACGGTCACGCGAATGAAGAAGGGATGGCAATTGCTCGTGAATTAGTGGATGCGATTTGTGAGCATTTCCAAGGGATTTATATTATTACGCCATTTTTACGATATGATTTATCGATAGAATTAGCGAAATATGCCCAAAATAAACAGCAAGTCCAAATTGGATCTAAATAA
- the metC gene encoding cystathionine beta-lyase, with translation MANEYAQDTAVIKASLGIDKETGALNTPIHLSSTFHQHDFDNYHAYDYARSGNPTREKVEQAIAELEGGTNGFAFASGMAAVSAALFTLSKGDHFIIAKDVYGGTFRLVEQVLPRFGITHTFVDTTNIDEVAKAFQANTKLVYLETPSNPLLHVTDIRTVAKLAKANGCYTFVDNTFLTPLIQKPLDLGADLVIHSATKFLGGHSDILAGLIVTNNPSLAEAVYFLQNSTGGVLGVQDSWLLLRGLKTLSVRMKAGTETAEKIALFLNAEPDVVAVHYPGLPSHAGYDIQVEQATSGGAVLSFDLGSEEAARELVTHLELPVFSVSLGAVESILSYPAKMSHAAVPEEERLAQGITPGLLRFSAGLEDADDLIADLKQALSFIKKGSVAK, from the coding sequence GTGGCTAATGAATATGCGCAAGATACGGCTGTGATTAAAGCGAGCCTCGGGATTGATAAAGAGACAGGTGCGCTTAATACGCCAATTCATTTATCGTCTACTTTCCATCAGCATGACTTTGATAATTATCACGCTTATGATTATGCGAGAAGTGGGAACCCAACGAGAGAAAAAGTGGAACAAGCGATTGCGGAACTGGAAGGTGGTACGAATGGTTTTGCCTTTGCTAGTGGGATGGCGGCTGTTTCTGCGGCGCTCTTTACTCTTTCTAAGGGAGATCATTTTATCATTGCGAAAGATGTGTACGGCGGGACATTTCGTTTGGTGGAGCAAGTGTTGCCGCGGTTTGGGATTACGCATACTTTTGTTGATACGACAAATATTGACGAAGTTGCGAAGGCATTTCAAGCGAATACGAAATTGGTTTACTTGGAAACACCTTCTAATCCGTTGTTGCATGTGACAGATATTCGGACGGTTGCCAAACTTGCGAAAGCGAATGGGTGTTATACGTTTGTGGATAATACATTTTTGACGCCACTAATTCAAAAACCGTTAGATTTGGGTGCGGACTTGGTTATCCACAGTGCGACGAAGTTTCTTGGCGGACATAGCGATATTTTGGCGGGGCTAATTGTCACAAATAATCCTAGTTTGGCCGAAGCCGTTTACTTTTTGCAAAATTCGACTGGTGGGGTTCTTGGTGTGCAGGATTCGTGGTTGTTGTTGCGAGGACTTAAAACACTTTCTGTCCGGATGAAAGCTGGGACGGAGACGGCGGAGAAAATTGCGCTATTTTTAAATGCCGAACCAGATGTGGTGGCAGTGCATTATCCGGGGCTACCTTCTCATGCGGGTTATGACATTCAAGTGGAACAGGCGACAAGTGGCGGGGCTGTCTTATCGTTTGATCTTGGTAGTGAAGAAGCGGCGCGAGAACTAGTTACACATTTGGAATTGCCAGTGTTCTCTGTGAGTCTAGGTGCGGTTGAAAGCATTCTTTCTTACCCAGCTAAAATGTCTCATGCGGCTGTTCCGGAAGAGGAGCGTTTGGCGCAAGGAATTACGCCAGGATTATTACGTTTTTCAGCTGGACTGGAAGATGCCGATGATTTGATTGCTGATTTAAAACAAGCACTTTCTTTCATTAAGAAGGGAAGTGTTGCGAAATGA
- a CDS encoding aminotransferase class I/II-fold pyridoxal phosphate-dependent enzyme: MAKLKQETIAAQIGNRKCERTGAVNMPVYFSTAYQHADLGVSTGYDYTRTGNPTRDALQEALAELENGTHAFATSSGMSAIQLVFQLFKTGEHIISSQDLYGGTFRYFEQFGAQYNIGFSYWDGAEIADLEKLVRPETKAIFIETPTNPLMQETDIAAVSEWAGAHDLLVIVDNTFYTPILQQPLTLGADIVIHSATKYLGGHNDVLAGAVIVKEERLGNFFFNQLNATGAVLSPFDSWLLIRGLKTLVLRVRQHQANAQKIAAFLESHELVEEVRYPGRGGMISFFIQDAALVSPLLKELELFTFAESLGGVESLITYPTTQTHADIPEELRNSYGLTDKLLRISVGIEASEDLIADLSKALDAVLEGVSARG, translated from the coding sequence ATGGCAAAGCTGAAACAAGAGACGATAGCAGCGCAAATTGGAAATAGAAAATGTGAAAGAACGGGTGCTGTCAATATGCCAGTCTACTTCTCTACAGCTTACCAGCATGCCGATCTTGGAGTGTCAACGGGGTATGATTATACTAGAACTGGAAATCCGACGCGAGATGCTTTGCAAGAAGCGCTCGCGGAACTAGAAAATGGAACGCATGCTTTTGCAACGAGTTCAGGGATGAGTGCGATTCAACTTGTTTTCCAGCTTTTTAAAACCGGCGAACATATTATTAGTTCACAGGATTTGTACGGGGGGACTTTTAGATATTTTGAACAGTTTGGTGCGCAATATAATATTGGATTTTCTTATTGGGACGGGGCGGAGATTGCTGATTTGGAGAAATTAGTTCGTCCGGAAACAAAGGCGATTTTTATTGAGACACCAACAAATCCTTTAATGCAGGAAACAGATATTGCGGCTGTGTCTGAATGGGCAGGTGCGCATGATTTACTTGTGATTGTGGATAATACATTTTATACACCAATTTTACAACAGCCGTTAACTTTGGGCGCGGATATTGTGATTCATAGTGCGACGAAGTATCTTGGCGGGCATAATGATGTGCTTGCTGGGGCGGTTATTGTAAAAGAGGAGCGACTTGGGAATTTCTTTTTTAATCAGTTAAATGCGACGGGGGCAGTGCTATCGCCATTTGATAGTTGGTTATTGATTCGTGGCCTTAAGACGCTGGTTTTGCGGGTGAGACAACATCAAGCGAATGCGCAGAAAATCGCGGCGTTTTTGGAATCACATGAATTGGTGGAGGAAGTTCGTTATCCAGGGCGCGGTGGGATGATTAGTTTCTTTATTCAAGATGCGGCGCTCGTATCGCCACTTTTGAAAGAACTTGAGTTATTTACTTTTGCGGAAAGTTTAGGCGGGGTGGAGAGTTTGATTACTTATCCAACGACACAAACGCATGCAGATATTCCTGAAGAGTTGCGGAATTCTTATGGACTTACAGACAAATTATTGCGCATTTCGGTTGGAATTGAAGCTAGTGAAGATTTGATTGCTGATTTATCTAAGGCACTCGATGCGGTTTTGGAAGGGGTGAGCGCTCGTGGCTAA
- the metE gene encoding 5-methyltetrahydropteroyltriglutamate--homocysteine S-methyltransferase produces MVKAISSNLGYPRLGEKREWKRALEKFWNGTISEEELLAETKTLRLHALKKQQDKGIDLIPVGDFSFYDQVLDTSVTFGIIPKRFQHDGGKVSLNTYFDIARGKNDAVASEMTKWFNTNYHYIVPELADAEPKVLDNRALYYYEEAKKELGIEGKPVLVGPITYLKLGKGSDAESFEVLLDKFIPAYVEILKELEAAGATWVQIDEPYLATSFDKKEIALFEKVYQAFQTAVPNLKIELQTYFESLDYYEEVVNLPVAAIGIDFVHDHGDSLKALKAYGFPEDKYLAAGVVDGRNVWRSDLDAKLELLTEIANYVADGKLIVQPSNSLLHVPVTKLSEPDLDEVILGGLSFADQKLDEITILTKALTNGAESVAAELAESRAAVTALNESSHRNNLEVQEAIANLKNVRVDRELPFAERIKLQHAWLKLPLFPTTTIGSFPQSPEVRKTRADWLKGNITDAEYNAFIEKETARWIKIQEDLDIDVLVHGEFERTDMVEYFGQKLAGFQATKFGWVQSYGSRAVRPPLIYGDVAFTEEITVKESVYAQSLTKRPVKGMLTAPVTIINWSFVRDDVPESVVANQVGLALRKEVEALERNGIKVIQVDEPALREGLPLKQARWQKYLDDAVYSFKLTTASVQNDTQIHTHMCYSDFDDIIDTISALDADVISIETSRSHGEIISTFEEVTYDKEIGLGVYDIHSPRVPTVTEIQDNIRRALRAIDAKQFWINPDCGLKTRKEPETIAALQDMIKATKEVRAEYQVLEK; encoded by the coding sequence ATGGTAAAGGCGATTAGTTCAAACTTGGGGTATCCGAGACTTGGGGAGAAACGTGAATGGAAACGTGCGTTAGAAAAATTCTGGAATGGTACGATTTCAGAAGAGGAGTTATTGGCAGAAACGAAGACTTTACGATTGCATGCGCTAAAAAAACAACAAGATAAAGGGATTGATTTGATTCCGGTTGGTGATTTTAGTTTTTATGATCAAGTACTTGATACGAGTGTGACATTTGGAATTATTCCAAAACGTTTTCAGCATGATGGTGGGAAAGTTTCGCTAAATACATATTTTGATATTGCACGTGGTAAAAATGACGCGGTGGCCTCTGAAATGACTAAATGGTTTAATACGAACTATCACTATATTGTTCCAGAACTCGCTGATGCGGAGCCGAAAGTGTTGGATAATCGAGCATTATACTATTACGAAGAAGCGAAGAAAGAGCTTGGTATTGAAGGAAAACCAGTGCTTGTTGGGCCAATTACTTATTTAAAACTTGGAAAAGGTAGCGATGCGGAAAGTTTTGAAGTATTGTTAGATAAATTCATTCCGGCGTATGTAGAGATTTTGAAAGAACTTGAGGCAGCTGGTGCTACGTGGGTGCAAATCGACGAGCCGTATCTTGCAACTAGTTTTGATAAAAAAGAAATCGCGTTATTTGAAAAAGTGTATCAAGCGTTTCAAACGGCAGTTCCGAATTTGAAAATCGAGTTACAAACATATTTTGAAAGTTTGGATTATTATGAAGAGGTTGTGAATTTGCCGGTAGCGGCGATTGGAATTGATTTTGTGCATGACCATGGAGATTCACTAAAAGCGTTGAAGGCTTATGGATTTCCGGAAGATAAGTATTTAGCGGCCGGTGTGGTTGATGGACGGAATGTTTGGCGTAGTGACTTGGATGCTAAACTGGAACTACTTACGGAGATTGCGAATTATGTGGCGGATGGAAAATTGATTGTTCAACCTTCTAATTCATTGCTCCATGTACCGGTGACGAAGTTAAGTGAGCCAGATTTGGATGAAGTGATTCTTGGTGGCTTATCATTTGCTGATCAAAAATTAGATGAGATTACTATTTTGACGAAGGCTTTGACGAATGGTGCAGAAAGTGTGGCAGCTGAACTAGCAGAATCTCGTGCAGCAGTGACGGCGCTCAATGAATCTAGTCATCGAAATAATTTAGAAGTTCAAGAAGCGATTGCTAATTTGAAAAATGTACGAGTGGACCGAGAGTTGCCATTTGCGGAACGGATTAAGTTGCAACATGCTTGGTTGAAATTACCGCTCTTCCCAACGACCACAATCGGAAGTTTTCCACAATCACCGGAAGTTCGGAAGACGCGCGCTGACTGGTTAAAAGGGAACATAACTGATGCGGAATATAATGCTTTTATTGAAAAAGAAACGGCTCGCTGGATTAAAATTCAAGAGGATTTGGATATTGATGTATTAGTTCACGGAGAATTCGAACGGACGGATATGGTGGAATATTTCGGGCAAAAATTAGCTGGTTTCCAAGCAACGAAATTTGGATGGGTACAATCTTATGGTTCGAGAGCGGTTCGTCCACCGCTTATCTACGGGGATGTTGCTTTTACAGAAGAAATCACCGTGAAAGAAAGTGTCTATGCCCAGTCGTTAACGAAGCGTCCAGTGAAGGGAATGCTAACGGCGCCGGTGACAATTATTAATTGGAGTTTTGTTCGTGATGATGTGCCGGAGAGTGTAGTTGCAAATCAGGTTGGACTCGCGCTTCGTAAAGAAGTAGAAGCACTAGAACGTAATGGCATTAAAGTTATCCAAGTGGATGAGCCAGCTTTACGTGAAGGTTTACCATTAAAACAAGCGAGATGGCAAAAATATTTAGATGATGCGGTTTATTCGTTTAAATTAACGACTGCTTCGGTCCAAAATGATACGCAAATTCATACGCATATGTGTTACTCGGACTTTGACGATATTATTGATACGATTAGTGCTCTAGATGCGGATGTTATTTCGATTGAAACGTCAAGAAGTCACGGGGAGATAATTTCGACATTTGAGGAAGTGACGTATGATAAGGAAATTGGCCTTGGGGTTTATGATATTCATAGTCCACGCGTTCCGACTGTGACTGAAATCCAAGACAATATTCGCCGAGCGTTACGTGCAATTGATGCAAAACAATTTTGGATTAACCCGGATTGTGGGTTGAAAACGCGTAAAGAGCCTGAAACGATTGCGGCACTTCAAGATATGATTAAAGCGACTAAAGAAGTTCGTGCGGAATATCAAGTATTAGAGAAATAA